A region of Nostoc sp. 'Peltigera membranacea cyanobiont' N6 DNA encodes the following proteins:
- the vapB gene encoding type II toxin-antitoxin system VapB family antitoxin, with protein MIQPVILEKLEELPESLQTEVLHYIEFLIEKHAKNSTEEKQTNKRRVAGTMKGMFVLPLPNDFDEPLQDMKEYME; from the coding sequence ATGATACAGCCAGTCATTTTAGAAAAATTAGAAGAACTCCCTGAGTCTCTTCAGACAGAAGTGCTTCATTACATTGAGTTTTTAATAGAGAAGCACGCTAAAAACTCTACCGAAGAAAAGCAGACAAACAAGCGTCGCGTTGCTGGAACGATGAAAGGAATGTTTGTTCTGCCATTGCCTAATGACTTTGATGAGCCGCTTCAAGATATGAAAGAATATATGGAATGA
- a CDS encoding S1 RNA-binding domain-containing protein: MSFNLDSFQIGDLITGKIIKLEPTGVLVDFYTDQLAYVPLLELSLTEIQSPEEAVQLNQIREFLVVGNYDGEHGIFFSHCSPETLKDSDRLYETALYLASEKCGHPVNREDLIVQTKIRDVHGNGVSATIQWFLCSQEHPPTVSFSIRKLEMRIAWERVGQLQAEDVIVYGKILKKTPRGALVKIEGLRGVILTYVDKHREELVVGEKLPLNIIKVREDCNHIVLLHRSVSIRLRQLQVGQVVSGIIRGIKNYGVFVDIGDLYALLPTSKMFHPSVDHPNQLFKINDHLKAKIIKIDPENCQVVLESCGS, translated from the coding sequence ATGAGCTTTAATTTAGATAGCTTTCAAATCGGCGATCTCATCACTGGAAAAATCATTAAGCTGGAGCCTACAGGTGTTCTAGTTGATTTTTATACCGATCAACTAGCTTATGTTCCACTATTAGAGCTATCACTCACCGAGATTCAGTCCCCAGAAGAAGCCGTACAACTGAATCAAATCCGAGAATTTCTGGTTGTGGGAAATTACGATGGCGAACACGGTATTTTCTTTTCGCATTGTTCACCTGAGACACTGAAAGATAGCGATCGCTTGTATGAGACTGCATTGTATCTGGCTTCTGAAAAATGTGGTCATCCCGTAAATAGAGAAGACCTAATCGTACAGACTAAAATTCGTGATGTTCATGGAAACGGAGTATCAGCAACTATTCAGTGGTTCTTGTGTTCTCAAGAGCATCCTCCAACGGTTTCTTTTTCAATTCGCAAACTAGAGATGCGAATAGCATGGGAACGGGTAGGGCAATTACAGGCTGAGGACGTAATAGTATATGGAAAAATCCTTAAAAAAACTCCGAGGGGTGCATTAGTTAAAATCGAGGGTTTGCGTGGGGTAATTCTTACTTATGTTGATAAGCATAGGGAGGAATTGGTAGTAGGGGAGAAACTTCCACTCAATATTATAAAAGTGCGAGAGGACTGTAATCATATAGTACTGCTACATCGCTCTGTTTCAATCAGACTCAGGCAGTTGCAGGTTGGTCAGGTTGTTAGCGGCATTATACGGGGTATCAAAAACTATGGTGTGTTCGTTGATATTGGAGATTTATATGCTTTGTTGCCGACCTCAAAAATGTTCCATCCATCTGTTGACCATCCAAACCAATTATTCAAAATTAATGACCATTTAAAGGCAAAGATCATCAAAATAGATCCTGAAAACTGTCAAGTTGTTCTAGAGAGTTGTGGAAGTTAG
- a CDS encoding CPBP family intramembrane glutamic endopeptidase encodes MKKNFVLLAERPAPIRLGAFILNLALLWLPLATPIYLLVHDSNLESILTLVLLYAIFIFLLRLWGKYVYQKPQILQNYGLEFTRQNGVDLLRGLAIGIINILILFGVESLLGWLVWQQPKVFLLKVILEGLLVSLGVAFAEELLFRGWLLDELQRDYSLHVALWTDATAFATLHFIKPLEAIIHTLPQFPALVLLGLTQVWGKRWRRGRLGFPIGLHGGLVWGYYIINVGKLVKYSGQVPDWVTGVNNNPLQGVMGVLLMSVLALGIRGRTERSRHI; translated from the coding sequence ATGAAAAAAAACTTTGTCCTTTTAGCTGAACGCCCTGCCCCTATTAGGCTGGGTGCTTTTATTTTGAATTTAGCGCTGCTATGGTTGCCATTGGCTACACCAATATACTTACTAGTGCATGATTCAAATTTAGAAAGTATATTGACATTGGTATTGTTATATGCAATATTTATTTTTCTTTTGAGACTATGGGGTAAATATGTCTACCAAAAGCCGCAAATTCTGCAAAATTATGGCTTAGAGTTCACGCGGCAAAACGGTGTGGATTTGCTGCGTGGCTTGGCTATAGGGATAATTAATATTCTGATACTTTTTGGGGTAGAAAGTTTGTTGGGTTGGTTGGTGTGGCAACAACCGAAAGTTTTTTTGCTAAAAGTAATTTTAGAGGGTTTACTTGTTAGCTTGGGTGTTGCATTTGCTGAGGAGTTGTTATTTAGAGGCTGGTTGCTAGATGAATTACAACGAGATTACAGTCTGCATGTGGCACTGTGGACAGATGCAACTGCGTTTGCTACATTGCACTTTATTAAACCCTTGGAGGCAATTATTCATACACTGCCGCAATTTCCAGCTTTAGTACTGCTGGGGTTAACGCAAGTATGGGGAAAGCGTTGGCGGAGGGGACGCTTGGGTTTTCCAATTGGTTTGCATGGTGGTTTAGTTTGGGGTTACTACATTATTAATGTGGGTAAATTAGTGAAATATTCTGGCCAAGTTCCTGATTGGGTAACTGGTGTGAATAATAATCCCCTACAAGGAGTGATGGGGGTGTTGTTAATGAGTGTACTAGCTTTGGGGATACGAGGGCGAACTGAGCGATCGCGTCATATATGA
- the clpS gene encoding ATP-dependent Clp protease adapter ClpS translates to MSVETIQKPSTTRKLAPRYRVLLHNDDYNSMEHVVQSLIASVPSLTQPQAISIMMEAHTNGLALVIACALEHAEFYCETLISHGLSSTIEPDE, encoded by the coding sequence GTGTCAGTTGAAACTATTCAAAAGCCTTCCACAACCCGTAAGCTAGCGCCTCGGTATCGCGTTTTGCTCCATAACGACGACTACAACTCGATGGAGCACGTCGTACAGTCGTTAATAGCCAGTGTACCTAGCCTTACCCAACCCCAGGCTATTAGCATCATGATGGAAGCCCATACTAACGGGCTAGCTTTAGTCATTGCTTGCGCCCTGGAACACGCTGAGTTTTATTGCGAAACCTTGATAAGTCACGGTTTAAGTAGCACGATTGAACCTGATGAATAG
- a CDS encoding STAS domain-containing protein: MQAVLNYPKIAVIRPQGCLNATNALEFERNMTTALAQNGISILVVDLAAVESLDSAGLMALLSIHKLALSLGRGFRLCAVAPSIRIIFELTQLDRVFEILDGEVELATT, from the coding sequence ATGCAAGCAGTGCTTAACTATCCCAAGATTGCAGTCATTCGCCCCCAAGGGTGTTTGAATGCTACAAACGCCTTGGAATTTGAACGAAATATGACTACAGCGTTAGCACAAAATGGTATTTCCATCTTGGTAGTAGACCTCGCAGCAGTAGAATCGTTAGACAGCGCAGGGTTGATGGCATTGTTATCTATACACAAGCTAGCTCTTAGTTTAGGAAGGGGTTTCCGACTTTGCGCTGTTGCTCCGTCAATTAGAATTATTTTTGAACTAACGCAACTCGATAGAGTGTTTGAAATATTGGATGGTGAAGTTGAGTTGGCTACAACATAA
- a CDS encoding TIGR03960 family B12-binding radical SAM protein — MAVAVEKLITSDILKPGRYLGNERLAVHKAWDKAAIRWVLTYPEVYEVGASNLGHIILYNILNAQPRQLCDRAYLPGKDLADKLRETHTPLFAVESKRSLAEFDILGFSLSYELGATNILEMLDLAGIPLTWRERQETGGELTNLQSQFPLIFAGGQTATSNPEPYADFFDFIALGDGEELLPEIGLVLEEGKQAGLSREDILLDLAQIPGVYVPQFYDMAKDGSVHPCRPDVPKRILRRVATPIPAYSIGLVPYVETVHDRLTIEIRRGCTRGCRFCQPGMLTRPARDVEPDKVVEAIEQGMRATGYNEFSLLSLSCSDYLSLPAVGMEIKNRLKNENISLTLPSQRVDRFDENIANILGGTRQGGLTFAPEAGTQRMRDIVNKGLTNEELLRGVKTAWEQGWDKIKLYFMIGLPGETDVDVLGIAETVSWLQRECRGKGRKPLNFNLTISNFTPKPHTPFQWHSVSTTEFKRKQNLLRQEFRRMKGMKVNFTDVRISAMEDFVGRGDRNLSKVVRRAWELGAGMDSWYENLDRAFSAWEDAIAGADLDWKYRQVENGEWNLFHAQDRNRSADAENTQFLTPVQTQLIASLDTPHSLDIPLPWDHIDTGIDKKWLKEDLQRALEAAIVPDCSFEGCSHCGVCGTDFGHNVVIESPAIPQFAGEFVPNTTKAQRLRVWFGKQGNMALVSHLDLIRLFDRVVRRAGLPIAFTGGFHPMPRISVATALALGATSSGEIADFELTVPVDIDTFREKLVREMPTDIPIYNVEQIDLKTPAATQLLETAEYLITVAALEETTPIQWQNWIDTIKAKDELWYEHTTKSGKSQLINLRDRLFELELVETPKSIAESISVIRYVGSYRQDGFLLRPEQILFMLGTVASREFQLLHIHRNRLILAV; from the coding sequence GTGGCTGTTGCAGTTGAGAAATTAATAACATCGGATATTTTAAAACCAGGGCGTTACCTTGGTAATGAGCGTTTAGCAGTACATAAAGCTTGGGATAAGGCAGCAATACGCTGGGTCTTAACCTACCCAGAAGTATATGAAGTCGGTGCATCCAATTTAGGGCACATTATCCTATACAACATCTTGAATGCCCAACCACGTCAATTGTGCGATCGCGCCTACCTCCCAGGAAAAGACCTGGCAGACAAACTACGCGAAACTCATACGCCATTGTTTGCGGTAGAGTCAAAGCGATCGCTCGCAGAATTTGACATTTTAGGCTTTAGCCTCAGTTACGAACTGGGTGCAACTAATATCCTAGAAATGTTGGATTTAGCTGGAATTCCCTTGACGTGGAGAGAACGCCAAGAAACAGGGGGAGAATTGACGAATCTCCAATCCCAGTTTCCATTGATTTTTGCTGGTGGGCAAACAGCAACATCAAATCCTGAGCCTTACGCTGACTTTTTCGACTTTATCGCCCTTGGAGATGGAGAGGAACTGCTACCAGAAATTGGTTTGGTATTGGAAGAAGGCAAACAAGCAGGATTGAGTCGGGAAGATATATTACTGGATTTGGCACAGATCCCTGGTGTATATGTTCCCCAGTTTTATGACATGGCAAAGGATGGTTCAGTTCATCCTTGTCGCCCTGACGTGCCAAAACGAATTCTGCGACGGGTTGCAACTCCCATACCAGCATATTCCATTGGCTTAGTTCCTTACGTAGAAACGGTACATGACCGTTTGACAATTGAGATTCGGCGTGGTTGCACTCGTGGCTGTCGCTTCTGTCAACCAGGAATGCTGACTCGGCCAGCACGGGATGTAGAACCCGATAAGGTTGTAGAAGCAATTGAACAGGGAATGCGGGCAACTGGTTACAATGAGTTTTCCCTCCTATCTCTGAGTTGTTCTGATTATTTATCCCTACCAGCAGTAGGGATGGAAATCAAAAATCGCTTAAAAAATGAAAACATTTCTCTGACTCTGCCAAGCCAACGGGTAGACAGATTTGATGAGAATATTGCCAATATCCTGGGAGGTACGCGGCAAGGTGGACTAACTTTTGCTCCAGAAGCTGGAACTCAGCGGATGCGAGACATCGTAAATAAAGGTTTAACCAATGAAGAATTATTGCGGGGAGTGAAAACCGCTTGGGAGCAAGGCTGGGATAAAATCAAGTTGTATTTTATGATTGGCTTGCCGGGTGAAACAGATGTTGATGTTTTGGGTATTGCGGAAACAGTCAGCTGGCTACAGCGAGAATGTCGGGGCAAAGGCAGAAAACCCCTGAACTTTAACCTGACAATTTCTAACTTTACGCCCAAACCCCATACACCATTTCAATGGCACTCAGTTTCTACCACAGAATTTAAGCGCAAACAAAACCTGTTGCGGCAAGAATTCCGTCGGATGAAGGGAATGAAGGTAAATTTTACCGATGTCCGCATTTCAGCAATGGAAGATTTTGTGGGACGAGGCGATCGCAATTTGAGCAAAGTAGTCCGTCGCGCCTGGGAATTAGGTGCAGGAATGGATTCCTGGTATGAAAATTTAGATCGGGCTTTTAGTGCTTGGGAAGATGCGATCGCTGGGGCCGATCTAGATTGGAAATACCGCCAAGTAGAAAATGGCGAATGGAATTTGTTTCACGCACAAGATCGGAACAGATCGGCAGATGCGGAAAATACCCAATTCCTCACTCCTGTACAGACGCAATTAATCGCGTCTCTCGATACTCCCCACTCCCTAGACATTCCCCTACCTTGGGATCATATTGATACCGGGATTGATAAAAAGTGGCTTAAAGAAGACTTGCAACGCGCCTTAGAAGCGGCAATTGTCCCCGACTGCTCTTTTGAAGGTTGTTCTCACTGTGGCGTATGTGGAACCGATTTTGGCCATAACGTCGTGATTGAATCACCCGCTATCCCCCAATTTGCTGGCGAGTTTGTTCCCAACACAACTAAAGCCCAAAGACTGCGAGTTTGGTTTGGAAAACAGGGTAATATGGCTTTAGTAAGTCACCTAGATTTAATCCGTCTGTTTGACCGAGTTGTGCGGCGAGCAGGTTTACCAATTGCCTTTACTGGTGGATTTCATCCAATGCCGCGAATTTCTGTAGCAACGGCTTTGGCTCTAGGGGCTACTAGTAGTGGTGAAATTGCGGATTTTGAGTTAACTGTACCAGTAGACATCGATACTTTTCGAGAAAAATTGGTTCGGGAAATGCCCACAGACATACCCATATATAATGTGGAGCAGATAGATTTAAAAACTCCGGCAGCGACTCAACTGCTAGAAACCGCAGAATATTTAATTACCGTAGCAGCACTAGAAGAAACAACACCTATACAATGGCAAAACTGGATTGATACCATCAAAGCCAAAGATGAGCTTTGGTACGAGCATACAACAAAGTCAGGCAAGAGCCAGTTAATAAATCTGCGCGATCGCTTATTTGAACTGGAATTAGTAGAAACCCCCAAAAGCATTGCAGAATCTATATCTGTTATTCGTTATGTAGGTAGCTATCGCCAAGATGGTTTTCTATTGCGTCCCGAACAAATCCTGTTTATGCTAGGAACAGTGGCTAGTAGAGAATTTCAACTCCTGCACATCCACCGCAATCGGCTAATTTTAGCGGTATAA
- a CDS encoding Rne/Rng family ribonuclease, with the protein MPKQIIIAEQHQIAAVFSEDQIQELVVATGHHQIGDIYLGVVENVLPGIDAAFVNIGDPERNGFIHVTDLGPLKLKRTAAAITELLAPQQKVLVQVMKEPTGTKGPRLTGNITLPGRYVVLMPYGRGVNLSRRIKSESERNRLRALAILVKPAGMGLLVRTEAEGKPEEAIMEDLELLQKQWEAIQQEAHSTRAPALLNRDDDFIQRVLRDMYGADVNRIVVDSSTGLKRVKQYLQNWSGGQTPQGLLIDHHRDRSPILEYFRISAAIREALKPRVDLPSGGYIIIEPTEALTVIDVNSGSFTRSATARETVLWTNCEAATEIARQLRLRNIAGVIVVDFIDMESRRDQLQVLEHFNKGLKADKARPQIAQLTELGLVELTRKRQGQNIYELFGETCPTCGGLGHTVRLPGELENRLPIPAETPERERLVSLPHREPRQPAARIPEPRETYDGFGEAFDGDSESSNLNLLNHPSYQELNDNKRRTRTRRSKIGINGLNGKDESRVIANPLAFASEPDLDLDIEPELGVAPEIPSPTLGKPGWSERAERTVERTRVIKADPVKPVVEPPEIRTVEMSLQEQDMFALMGISPLVKLDQEVKNTKSVIINVIQPGQTRTTPTESIPESPIAQKATPEVITTKLPIPKVIEPEQKSLIEETTEQPELTANPSEILSVKASPIADESDANSAGNAIADESDTNSPGNAIADESDANSAATASRRRRRRSSAIEDN; encoded by the coding sequence ATGCCAAAACAAATTATTATTGCGGAGCAGCACCAAATTGCTGCTGTCTTTTCTGAAGATCAAATACAGGAACTCGTTGTTGCTACCGGTCATCACCAAATAGGTGATATCTACTTAGGAGTAGTAGAAAACGTATTACCTGGGATAGATGCGGCTTTTGTGAATATTGGCGACCCAGAGCGTAACGGTTTTATTCATGTCACCGACTTGGGGCCATTGAAGCTAAAGCGTACCGCAGCAGCCATTACAGAACTATTAGCACCACAACAGAAAGTTTTGGTGCAAGTGATGAAAGAGCCAACGGGGACAAAAGGGCCCAGGCTCACAGGTAACATCACCTTACCCGGACGCTACGTAGTACTGATGCCCTATGGTAGGGGTGTAAATTTATCCCGACGAATTAAAAGTGAAAGCGAGCGGAACCGCTTGCGGGCACTAGCGATTTTGGTCAAACCGGCGGGAATGGGTTTGCTCGTGCGGACAGAAGCCGAAGGCAAACCAGAAGAAGCGATTATGGAAGATTTGGAGTTGCTGCAAAAGCAATGGGAGGCGATCCAACAGGAAGCGCATTCTACCCGTGCCCCAGCACTGCTCAATCGAGATGATGACTTTATCCAGCGCGTATTGCGAGATATGTACGGCGCGGATGTCAATCGGATTGTCGTAGATTCTAGTACTGGTTTAAAGCGCGTAAAGCAGTACTTGCAGAATTGGAGTGGAGGTCAAACACCGCAAGGATTGTTGATTGACCATCACCGCGATCGCTCCCCAATTTTAGAGTATTTCCGCATCAGTGCTGCGATTCGAGAAGCCCTGAAACCAAGAGTAGACCTACCTTCTGGGGGTTACATCATCATTGAGCCAACGGAGGCATTAACCGTAATCGATGTTAACTCAGGTTCCTTCACGCGATCGGCAACAGCCAGAGAAACAGTTTTGTGGACAAACTGCGAAGCTGCAACAGAAATTGCTCGCCAGTTGCGTCTGCGGAATATCGCCGGGGTAATCGTCGTTGATTTTATTGATATGGAATCACGGCGCGATCAACTGCAAGTTCTCGAACACTTTAATAAAGGACTCAAAGCAGACAAAGCTCGTCCCCAGATTGCTCAACTTACCGAACTGGGTTTAGTAGAACTGACCCGCAAACGTCAGGGTCAAAATATTTACGAACTGTTTGGCGAAACTTGTCCCACTTGTGGCGGTTTAGGACATACTGTACGTCTGCCTGGAGAACTCGAAAACCGATTACCAATACCCGCAGAAACACCAGAACGCGAGCGTCTTGTATCCCTACCTCACCGAGAACCCCGTCAGCCAGCTGCCCGCATCCCGGAACCACGAGAAACTTATGATGGATTTGGGGAAGCATTTGACGGCGACTCAGAATCGAGTAATTTAAATCTGCTCAATCATCCTAGTTATCAAGAACTTAATGATAATAAGCGTCGTACCCGCACTCGCCGCAGTAAAATTGGCATCAATGGGTTAAACGGGAAAGATGAATCTCGGGTTATTGCCAATCCACTAGCTTTTGCCAGCGAGCCAGATTTAGACCTTGATATAGAACCAGAACTAGGAGTTGCACCAGAAATTCCCTCCCCCACCCTTGGTAAACCAGGTTGGAGTGAAAGAGCAGAACGCACTGTAGAGCGTACTAGAGTTATCAAGGCAGACCCAGTTAAACCAGTGGTAGAACCACCGGAAATTAGAACTGTAGAAATGAGTCTCCAAGAACAGGATATGTTTGCCTTGATGGGAATATCTCCCTTGGTGAAGCTAGATCAAGAGGTTAAAAATACCAAGTCTGTGATTATTAACGTGATTCAGCCCGGTCAAACGCGAACGACTCCAACTGAATCCATCCCAGAATCACCTATTGCCCAAAAAGCAACACCTGAAGTAATTACAACCAAGTTACCAATACCAAAAGTTATTGAGCCAGAACAAAAATCTTTAATCGAAGAGACAACTGAACAACCTGAGTTGACTGCCAATCCTTCGGAAATCTTGTCTGTGAAAGCTTCCCCGATCGCAGATGAAAGTGATGCCAACAGCGCTGGAAACGCGATCGCAGATGAAAGTGATACGAACAGCCCTGGAAATGCGATCGCAGATGAAAGTGATGCCAACAGTGCCGCCACTGCTAGCCGCCGCCGTCGCCGTCGTTCCTCTGCGATCGAGGATAATTAA
- a CDS encoding ribonuclease HII produces the protein MVETSPTPLEQSNWLEFSTLSGIPGLVAGVDEVGRGALFGPVVAAAVILPDRALPILMAAKIKDSKKLSSSRRTQLAQQICGLAIDWKIGFASTAEIDKINILQATLLAMKRAVLKLKVQPVLCLVDGNQLIKDLLLPQQTIVKGDERSLAIASASIVAKVWRDDLILRLALKYPMYNLERNKGYGSQRHLLALQQYGPSPLHRQSFRPCQIKLPNAE, from the coding sequence ATGGTAGAAACATCGCCAACGCCCTTGGAACAATCCAATTGGCTGGAGTTTTCTACCTTGTCAGGGATTCCAGGATTGGTTGCAGGTGTGGATGAAGTCGGGCGAGGCGCTCTATTTGGGCCAGTGGTGGCGGCAGCGGTGATCCTACCAGATCGTGCTTTGCCAATACTGATGGCAGCTAAAATTAAAGACAGTAAAAAGTTGTCTAGTTCTCGGAGAACTCAGCTAGCACAGCAAATTTGTGGGCTGGCTATAGATTGGAAAATTGGTTTTGCTTCTACTGCCGAAATTGACAAGATAAATATTTTGCAAGCGACACTATTAGCAATGAAGCGGGCTGTACTGAAGTTAAAAGTACAGCCTGTACTCTGCTTGGTTGATGGCAATCAGTTAATCAAAGACTTGCTATTGCCACAACAGACAATAGTTAAGGGGGACGAGCGATCGCTTGCTATTGCCTCTGCTAGTATTGTTGCTAAAGTTTGGCGTGACGATCTGATACTGCGTCTAGCATTGAAATACCCTATGTACAACCTAGAGCGTAACAAGGGTTATGGTAGCCAGCGGCATTTGCTGGCTCTGCAACAATACGGGCCATCGCCCCTACATCGTCAGTCTTTTCGTCCTTGCCAAATCAAATTACCGAACGCTGAGTGA
- a CDS encoding DUF1997 domain-containing protein produces MATRFTASQSVEIAVPEQPIPIQHYLRQPQRLVRALADNARIQQLSEEVFRLKMRPLTFMSLSIQPTVDMRVWAESNGIINLRSLGCEILGFEYINQRFALNLKGHLSPKEFSTGTRLEGRADLEVLVDLPPPFSFTPKPILEATGNGLLKSVLLSVKQRLLNQLLADYRYWVISQTKDRKLDSDSTELPILNAE; encoded by the coding sequence ATGGCTACCCGGTTTACTGCCTCCCAATCGGTTGAAATCGCTGTTCCAGAGCAGCCTATTCCCATCCAGCACTACTTACGCCAGCCTCAACGTCTAGTTAGGGCTTTAGCTGACAACGCCCGAATTCAGCAGCTTTCTGAGGAAGTATTTCGCTTGAAAATGCGTCCGCTTACTTTTATGTCATTGAGTATTCAACCGACTGTAGACATGAGAGTTTGGGCAGAATCAAATGGAATAATTAATTTGCGATCGCTAGGCTGTGAAATTCTGGGTTTCGAGTATATTAACCAGCGCTTTGCTCTTAATTTAAAAGGACATTTGTCTCCCAAAGAGTTTAGCACTGGCACTCGTCTGGAAGGAAGGGCTGATTTAGAAGTGCTGGTGGATTTACCACCGCCATTTTCCTTTACTCCGAAGCCGATTTTAGAAGCTACTGGTAATGGTTTGCTCAAAAGCGTGCTGTTATCGGTTAAACAACGGTTATTAAATCAACTTTTGGCGGATTATCGCTACTGGGTGATATCACAAACTAAAGATAGAAAACTTGACAGTGACAGTACTGAATTGCCAATCCTGAATGCTGAGTAA